From a region of the Lactuca sativa cultivar Salinas chromosome 4, Lsat_Salinas_v11, whole genome shotgun sequence genome:
- the LOC122197376 gene encoding LOW QUALITY PROTEIN: ATP synthase subunit beta, chloroplastic (The sequence of the model RefSeq protein was modified relative to this genomic sequence to represent the inferred CDS: inserted 2 bases in 1 codon; deleted 1 base in 1 codon), which translates to MNMRMNPTTSGSGVTTLDKKTLGRIAQIIGPVLDVAFPPGKMPNIYNALVVKGRDTAGQPINVTCEVQQLLGNNRVRAVAMSATDGLTRGMDVIDTGAPLSVPVGGATLGRIFNVLGEPVDNLGPVDTSTTFPIHRPAPAFIQLDTKLSIFETGIKVVDLLAPYCRGGKIGLFGGAGVGKTVLIMELINNIAKAHGGISVFGGVGERTREGNDLYMEMKESGVINEKNIPESKVALVYGQMNEPPGARMRVGLTALTMAEYFRDVNEQDVLLFIDNIFRFVQAGSELSALLGRMPSAVGYQPTLSTEMGSLQERITSTKEGSITSIQAVYVPADDLADPAPATTFAHLDATTVLSRGLAAKGIYPTVDPLDSTSTMLQPRIVGEEHYDTAQEVKQTLQRYKELQDIIAILGLDELSEEDRLTVARARKIERFLSQPFFVAEVFTGSPGKYVGLAATIRGFQLILSGELDGLPXAFYLVGNIDEATAKAMNLEMESNLKK; encoded by the exons ATGAATATGAGAATGAATCCTACTACTTCTGGTTCTGGGGTTACCACGCTTGACAAAAAGACACTGGGGCGTATCGCCCAAATCATTGGTCCGGTACTAGATGTAGCCTTTCCGCCAGGCAAAATGCCTAATATTTATAACGCTCTGGTAGTTAAGGGTCGAGATACTGCTGGTCAACCAATTAATGTGACTTGTGAGGTACAACAATTATTAGGAAACAATCGAGTTAGGGCCGTAGCTATGAGTGCTACAGATGGTCTAACGAGAGGGATGGACGTAATTGATACGGGAGCTCCACTAAGTGTTCCGGTCGGTGGAGCGACTCTCGGACGAATTTTCAACGTGCTTGGCGAGCCTGTTGATAATTTAGGTCCTGTAGATACTAGTACAACATTTCCTATCCATAGACCTGCGCCTGCCTTTATACAGTTAGATACAAAATTATCTATTTTTGAAACTGGAATTAAAGTAGTAGATCTTTTAGCCCCTTATTGCCGTGGAGGAAAAATCGGACTATTCGGGGGAGCTGGCGTGGGTAAAACAGTACTCATTATGGAATTGATTAACAATATTGCCAAAGCTCACGGAGGCATATCTGTATTTGGCGGAGTCGGTGAACGGACTCGTGAAGGAAATGATCTTTACATGGAAATGAAAGAATCTGGagtaattaatgaa aaaaatattccAGAATCAAAAGTAGCTCTTGTTTACGGTCAGATGAATGAACCGCCGGGAGCTCGTATGAGAGTTGGTTTGACTGCCCTAACTATGGCGGAATATTTCCGAGATGTTAATGAACAAGATGTACTTTTATTTATTGACAATATCTTCCGTTTTGTCCAAGCAGGATCTGAATTATCCGCCTTGTTGGGTAGAATGCCTTCCGCTGTGGGTTATCAACCTACCCTAAGTACCGAAATGGGTTCTTTACAAGAAAGAATTACTTCTACCAAAGAAGGGTCCATAACTTCTATTCAAGCTGTTTATGTACCTGCAGATGATTTGGCCGACCCTGCTCCTGCTACGACATTTGCACATTTAGATGCTACTACCGTACTATCAAGGGGATTAGCCGCCAAAGGTATCTATCCAACAGTAGATCCTTTAGATTCAACGTCAACTATGCTACAACCCCGGATCGTTGGTGAAGAACATTATGACACTGCACAAGAGGTTAAGCAAACTTTACAACGTTACAAAGAACTTCAAGATATTATAGCTATTCTTGGATTGGACGAATTATCCGAAGAGGATCGTTTAACCGTAGCAAGAGCGCGAAAAATTGAGCGTTTCTTATCACAACCTTTTTTTGTAGCAGAAGTATTTACGGGTTCTCCGGGAAAATATGTTGGTTTAGCAGCAACAATTAGAGGCTTTCAATTAATCCTTTCCGGAGAATTAGATGGTCTTCC GGCTTTTTATTTGGTAGGTAACATCGATGAAGCTACGGCGAAGGCTATGAACTTAGAAATGGAGAGCAATTTGAAGAAATGA
- the LOC122197377 gene encoding ribulose bisphosphate carboxylase large chain-like — MSCREGFMSPQTETKASVGFKAGVKDYKLTYYTPEYETKDTDILAAFRVTPQPGVPPEEAGAAVAAESSTGTWTTVWTDGLMSLDRYKGRCYGIEPVPGEENQYIAYVAYPLDLFEEGSVTNMFTSIVGNVFGFKALRALRLEDLRIPTVYVKTFQGPPHGLQVERDKLNKYGRPLLGCTIKPKLGLSAKNYGRAVYECLRGGLDFTKDDENVNSQPFMRWRDRFLFCAEAIFKSQAETGEIKGHYLNATAGTCEEMMKRAIFSRELGVPIVMHDYLTGGFTANTSLAHYCRDNGLLLHIHRAMHAVIDRQENHGIHFRVLAKALRMSGGDHIHSGTVVGKLEGEREITLGFVDLLRDDFIEKDRSRGIYFTQDWVSLPGVLPVASGGIHVWHMPALTEIFGDDSVLQFGGGTLGHPWGNAPGTVANRVALEACVQARNEGRDLATEGNEIIREATKWSPELAAACEVWKEIKFEFQAMDTLDQ, encoded by the coding sequence ATGAGTTGTAGGGAGGGATTTATGTCACCACAAACAGAGACTAAAGCAAGTGTTGGATTCAAAGCTGGTGTTAAAGATTATAAATTGACTTATTATACTCCTGAGTATGAAACCAAGGATACTGATATTTTGGCAGCATTTCGAGTAACTCCTCAACCTGGAGTTCCGCCTGAAGAAGCAGGGGCCGCAGTAGCTGCCGAATCTTCTACTGGTACATGGACAACTGTGTGGACCGATGGACTTATGAGCCTTGATCGTTACAAAGGGCGATGCTATGGAATCGAGCCTGTTCCTGGAGAAGAAAATCAATATATTGCTTATGTAGCTTACCCATTAGACCTTTTTGAAGAAGGTTCTGTTACTAACATGTTTACTTCCATTGTAGGTAATGTATTTGGGTTCAAAGCCCTGCGTGCTCTACGTCTAGAAGATTTACGAATCCCTACTGTGTATGTTAAAACTTTCCAAGGTCCGCCTCACGGCCTCCAAGTTGAGAGAGATAAATTGAACAAGTATGGTCGTCCCCTGTTGGGATGTACTATTAAACCTAAATTGGGGTTATCCGCTAAAAACTACGGTAGAGCTGTTTATGAATGTCTTCGTGGTGGCCTTGATTTTACTAAAGATGATGAGAATGTGAACTCCCAACCATTTATGCGTTGGAGAGACCGTTTCTTATTTTGTGCCGAAGCTATTTTTAAATCACAAGCTGAAACAGGTGAAATCAAAGGGCATTACTTGAATGCTACTGCGGGTACATGCGAAGAAATGATGAAAAGGGCTATATTTTCCAGAGAATTGGGAGTTCCTATCGTAATGCATGACTACCTAACAGGGGGATTCACTGCAAATACTAGCTTGGCTCATTATTGCCGAGATAATGGTCTACTTCTTCACATCCACCGCGCAATGCATGCAGTTATTGATAGACAGGAGAATCATGGTATACACTTCCGTGTACTAGCTAAAGCGTTACGTATGTCTGGTGGAGATCATATTCATTCCGGTACCGTAGTAGGTAAACTTGAAGGGGAAAGAGAAATCACTTTGGGCTTTGTTGATTTACTGCGTGATGATTTTATTGAAAAAGATAGAAGTCGCGGTATTTATTTCACCCAAGATTGGGTCTCTCTACCAGGTGTTCTGCCTGTAGCTTCGGGCGGTATTCATGTTTGGCATATGCCTGCTCTGACCGAGATCTTTGGAGATGATTCCGTACTACAGTTCGGTGGAGGAACTTTAGGGCACCCTTGGGGAAATGCACCCGGTACCGTAGCTAATCGAGTAGCTCTAGAAGCATGTGTACAGGCTCGTAATGAGGGACGCGATCTTGCTACTGAGGGTAATGAAATTATCCGTGAGGCTACCAAATGGAGTCCTGAACTAGCCGCTGCTTGTGAAGTATGGAAGGAGATTAAATTTGAGTTTCAGGCAATGGATACTTTGGATCAATAA
- the LOC122197375 gene encoding acetyl-coenzyme A carboxylase carboxyl transferase subunit beta, chloroplastic, which produces MIFRRMTIHLLYFHANMEQENSMKRWWFNSMLFKKEFEHRCRLSKSMGSLGPIENASESKDPNRNDTDKNVQGWGGHDNYSNVDLFFGVKDIRNFFSDDTFLVKDSNGDSYSIYFDIENHIFEIANDHPFCSELESFFYRNSSDLNNGSKSKNPDHDRYMDDTQYTWNNHINSCIDNYLQYQICIDNYIVSGNDNSSNENSSNENSSNENSSNDYISSSISSQSENSSQNEDITTSDQTIPESSTHMGVTQQYRHLWVQCENCYGLNYKKFFKSKMHLCEQCGYHLKMSSSDRIELLIDPGTWEPMDEDMVSLDPIEFHSEEEPYKNRIDSYQRNTGLTEAVQTGRGQLNGITVAIGVMDFQFMGGSMGSVVGEKITRLIEYATKEFLPLIIVCASGGARMQEGSVSLMQMAKISSALYDYQSNKKLFYVPILTSPTTGGVTTSFGMLGDIIIAEPNAYIAFAGKRVIEQTLNKTVPEGSQAAEYLFQKGLFDLIVPRNPLKSVLSELFQLHTFFPLNQK; this is translated from the coding sequence ATGATTTTTCGTCGAATGACTATTCATCTATTGTATTTTCATGCAAATATGGAGCAAGAAAACTCTATGAAAAGATGGTGGTTCAATTCGATGTTATTTAAGAAGGAGTTCGAACACAGATGTAGGCTAAGTAAATCAATGGGCAGTCTTGGTCCTATTGAAAATGCCAGTGAAAGTAAAGATCCGAATAGAAATGATACGGATAAAAACGTTCAGGGTTGGGGTGGTCATGACAATTATAGTAATGTTGATCTTTTTTTTGGTGTCAAGGACATTCGGAATTTTTTCTCTGATGATACTTTTTTAGTGAAAGATAGTAATGGGGACAGTTATTCTATATATTTTGATAttgaaaatcatatttttgaGATTGCCAATGATCATCCTTTTTGTAGTGAACTAGAAAGTTTTTTTTATCGGAATTCTAGTGATCTGAATAATGGATCTAAGAGTAAGAATCCCGACCACGATCGTTACATGGATGATACTCAGTATACTTGGAATAATCACATTAATAGTTgcattgacaattatcttcagtACCAAATCTGTATTGATAATTACATTGTAAGTGGTAATGACAATTCCAGTAACGAGAATTCCAGTAACGAGAATTCCAGTAACGAGAATTCCAGTAACGATTACATTTCTAGTTCCATTTCTAGTCAAAGTGAAAATAGTAGTCAAAACGAGGATATCACAACGAGTGATCAAACTATACCAGAAAGTTCTACTCATATGGGTGTAACTCAACAATACCGGCATTTGTGGGTTCAATGCGAAAATTGTTATGGATTAAATTATAAGAAATTTTTTAAATCAAAGATGCATCTTTGTGAACAATGTGGATATCATTTGAAAATGAGTAGTTCAGATAGAATCGAACTTTTGATCGATCCGGGCACTTGGGAGCCTATGGATGAAGACATGGTCTCTCTGGATCCCATTGAATTTCATTCGGAGGAGGAGCCTTATAAAAATCGTATCGATTCTTATCAAAGAAATACAGGATTAACCGAGGCTGTTCAAACAGGCAGAGGGCAACTAAACGGTATTACCGTAgcaattggggttatggattttCAGTTTATGGGAGGTAGTATGGGATCCGTAGTCGGGGAGAAAATTACCCGTTTGATTGAATACGCTACTAAAGAATTTCTACCTCTTATTATAGTGTGTGCTTCCGGAGGGGCACGCatgcaagaaggaagtgtgaGCTTGATGCAAATGGCTAAAATATCTTCTGCTTTATATGATTATCAATCAAATAAAAAGTTATTCTATGTACCAATTCTTACATCTCCTACTACCGGTGGGGTGACAACTAGTTTTGGTATGTTGGGGGATATCATTATTGCCGAACCCAATGCCTACATTGCCTTTGCGGGTAAAAGAGTAATTGAACAAACATTGAATAAAACAGTACCCGAGGGTTCACAAGCGGCCGAGTATTTATTCCAGAAAGGCTTATTCGATCTAATCGTACCACGTAATCCTTTAAAAAGCGTTCTGAGTGAGTTATTTCAACTACACACTTTCTTTCCTTTGAATCAAAAATAG